The following proteins are encoded in a genomic region of bacterium:
- a CDS encoding MotA/TolQ/ExbB proton channel family protein encodes MFVDFDWGSALAQSPILIVLLLCSIVTLGFALERISYYRKRGGNPDATMRKAMNAIQGGRFEEAINHFQDLAHPLGPVATNTLHGFQRAPGEAEEIMHVMLNQQKLLLERNTGLLGTMAAITPLIGLLGTVWGIMRAFQAMSAAGSAAPAIVAGGVAEALVTTAAGLVIAVPSVMLYNHLNRRLATMLSVAENHTRLLCVAAREAVGLSVPAPVMEPAPVARAGRRVAREPVAAV; translated from the coding sequence ATGTTCGTCGACTTCGACTGGGGCAGCGCGCTGGCGCAGAGCCCGATCCTGATCGTGCTGCTGCTCTGCAGCATCGTGACGCTGGGATTCGCACTGGAGCGCATCAGCTATTACCGCAAGCGCGGCGGCAATCCCGACGCGACCATGCGCAAGGCGATGAATGCCATCCAGGGCGGCCGCTTCGAGGAGGCGATCAACCATTTCCAGGACCTGGCGCATCCGCTGGGACCGGTGGCCACGAACACGCTGCACGGCTTCCAGCGCGCGCCCGGCGAGGCGGAGGAGATCATGCACGTGATGCTCAACCAGCAGAAGCTGCTGCTCGAGCGCAACACGGGCCTGCTCGGCACCATGGCCGCCATCACGCCGCTGATCGGCCTGCTGGGCACGGTCTGGGGCATCATGCGCGCCTTCCAGGCGATGAGCGCCGCCGGTTCGGCCGCGCCGGCCATCGTGGCCGGGGGCGTGGCCGAGGCGCTGGTGACCACGGCGGCGGGCCTGGTCATCGCGGTGCCCTCGGTGATGCTCTACAACCACCTGAACCGGCGCCTGGCCACCATGCTTTCGGTGGCCGAGAACCACACGCGCCTGCTCTGCGTGGCGGCGCGCGAGGCCGTCGGCCTGAGCGTGCCGGCGCCGGTGATGGAACCGGCGCCGGTGGCGCGCGCCGGCCGCCGCGTGGCCCGTGAACCCGTGGCGGCGGTCTAG
- a CDS encoding biopolymer transporter ExbD — MNLRRRNDQLDEGPLAEIYTTPLIDVSLVLVVILLLATPLAFESSFGVRKGSSLAQPAVAEDLPDRVELAITGEDRVEVNGRAVAVAQLAGALRPLLGPGSRREVAVSCGDRVSHGAFVRVLDIAKLNGAAIINVAER, encoded by the coding sequence ATGAACCTGCGCCGCCGCAACGACCAGCTGGACGAGGGTCCGCTGGCCGAGATCTACACCACGCCGCTGATCGACGTGTCGCTGGTGCTGGTCGTGATCCTGCTGCTGGCCACGCCGCTCGCCTTCGAGTCGAGCTTCGGCGTGCGCAAGGGTTCGTCGCTGGCGCAGCCGGCCGTGGCGGAGGACCTGCCGGACCGCGTGGAACTGGCCATCACGGGCGAGGACCGCGTCGAGGTCAACGGCCGCGCCGTGGCGGTGGCGCAACTGGCCGGCGCCCTGCGGCCGCTGCTTGGCCCGGGTTCGCGGCGCGAGGTGGCGGTCTCCTGCGGGGATCGCGTGAGCCACGGCGCCTTCGTGCGCGTGCTCGACATCGCCAAGCTGAACGGCGCGGCGATCATCAACGTGGCGGAGAGGTGA